One window of the Archangium primigenium genome contains the following:
- a CDS encoding outer membrane lipoprotein-sorting protein codes for MRVFCLAVMTWLVAAPALAGEPTAAELLARYDAVMGPPTFESESEMTAYREDGSHRTYVMKMLRGEEDRFRVWFKDPASARGQEMLRSGDNMWVYLPSLKRATRIANRDSFQGGDFNNADVMRVNYTKDYACERVDSAVADTYALVLKAKSPETAYDVIKLWVRKSDGLPVRGEYYGTSGQLLRSAEFTDYKEFEKGYTRPARVVMRNELVKARRSELVIHAMHLRVEAPPQRFTQVDLGR; via the coding sequence ATGAGAGTGTTCTGCCTGGCGGTGATGACGTGGCTCGTGGCGGCGCCGGCGCTGGCCGGTGAGCCCACGGCGGCCGAGCTGCTCGCGCGCTACGACGCGGTGATGGGCCCGCCCACCTTCGAGTCCGAGTCGGAGATGACGGCGTACCGCGAGGACGGCTCGCACCGCACCTACGTGATGAAGATGCTCCGGGGCGAGGAGGACCGCTTCCGCGTCTGGTTCAAGGATCCGGCGAGCGCGCGGGGCCAGGAGATGCTGCGCTCGGGCGACAACATGTGGGTGTACCTGCCGTCGCTCAAGCGCGCCACGCGCATCGCCAACCGCGACAGCTTCCAGGGCGGGGACTTCAACAACGCGGACGTGATGCGGGTGAACTACACGAAGGACTACGCCTGCGAGCGCGTGGACTCGGCCGTGGCGGACACGTACGCGCTGGTGCTCAAGGCGAAGTCGCCCGAGACGGCCTACGACGTCATCAAGCTGTGGGTGCGCAAGAGCGACGGGCTGCCCGTGCGCGGCGAGTACTACGGCACGAGCGGGCAGCTCCTGCGCAGCGCGGAGTTCACCGACTACAAGGAGTTCGAGAAGGGCTACACCCGGCCGGCGCGCGTGGTGATGCGCAACGAGCTGGTGAAGGCGCGGCGCTCGGAGCTCGTCATCCACGCCATGCACCTGCGCGTGGAGGCGCCGCCCCAGCGCTTCACCCAAGTGGACCTGGGCCGCTGA
- a CDS encoding ABC transporter permease: MSSLASIAVRNVARNARRSLVTLAAVLLGVTAVLVLEGFIGGFLRLIVEDIVLGKTGALQVHTTGYMSSRDALLLEPSIPYDEALLARVRAVPGVTGVTGRIQFSGLVGNGLSQTMFVGRGLDVSTEAQAVPRAGFDVLPGGRMLTPEDHARAVLGDALARAFHTQAEGRVTLASSSPRGRANALDVAVAGLSVSGLPHENKSVVTVPLALAQELLGLEGRVTELAVAVEDLEALDHVATALRERLGPGYEVHTWRQLQPFVGDTLGRMRFVLGLIGLILFVIILTGILNTTLMSVFERVREIGTLLAVGMRRRQVLVLFLWEAALLGVLGAVGGVAVGWALVRAIAARGIPMAMVFNTGSTSLLRPELRPSFVLLTFAVAVAGALAAAAWPAWKASRLRPVEALRSV; the protein is encoded by the coding sequence ATGAGCTCGCTCGCCTCCATCGCCGTGCGCAACGTGGCGCGCAACGCCCGCCGCAGCCTCGTCACCCTCGCCGCCGTGCTCCTGGGCGTCACCGCCGTGCTCGTCCTGGAGGGCTTCATCGGCGGCTTCCTGCGCCTCATCGTGGAGGACATCGTGCTGGGCAAGACGGGCGCCCTGCAGGTCCACACCACCGGGTACATGTCCAGCCGGGACGCGCTGCTGCTCGAGCCGAGCATCCCCTATGACGAGGCGCTGCTCGCCCGGGTGCGCGCGGTGCCCGGCGTCACCGGGGTGACGGGCCGCATCCAGTTCTCCGGGCTGGTGGGCAATGGCCTCTCGCAGACGATGTTCGTGGGGCGCGGGTTGGATGTGAGCACGGAGGCCCAGGCGGTGCCCCGCGCGGGCTTCGACGTGCTGCCCGGCGGGCGGATGCTCACGCCCGAGGACCATGCCCGGGCCGTGCTCGGGGACGCGCTGGCGCGGGCCTTCCACACCCAGGCCGAGGGGCGGGTGACGCTCGCCTCGTCGAGCCCCCGGGGCCGGGCCAACGCGCTGGACGTGGCGGTGGCGGGCTTGAGCGTGTCGGGCCTGCCGCACGAGAACAAGAGCGTGGTGACGGTGCCGCTGGCGCTCGCGCAGGAACTCTTGGGCCTGGAGGGCCGGGTCACCGAGCTGGCCGTGGCGGTGGAGGACCTGGAGGCGCTGGATCACGTGGCCACCGCGCTGCGCGAGCGGCTGGGGCCCGGCTACGAGGTGCACACCTGGCGTCAGCTCCAGCCCTTCGTGGGCGACACGCTCGGGCGCATGCGCTTCGTGCTGGGGCTCATCGGGCTCATCCTCTTCGTCATCATCCTCACCGGCATCCTCAACACCACGCTCATGAGCGTGTTCGAGCGGGTGCGGGAGATTGGCACGCTCCTGGCGGTGGGCATGCGGCGGCGGCAGGTGCTGGTGCTCTTCCTGTGGGAGGCGGCGCTCCTGGGCGTGCTCGGGGCGGTGGGGGGCGTGGCGGTGGGCTGGGCGCTCGTGCGCGCCATCGCCGCGCGGGGCATCCCCATGGCCATGGTGTTCAACACGGGCTCCACCTCGCTCCTGCGGCCCGAGCTGCGCCCGTCCTTCGTGCTGCTCACCTTCGCCGTGGCGGTGGCGGGCGCGCTCGCCGCCGCGGCCTGGCCGGCCTGGAAGGCCAGCCGCCTGCGTCCCGTGGAAGCGCTGCGCTCGGTGTGA
- a CDS encoding ABC transporter permease has product MRLLPLATRNLLRNPRRTAISLAALVVGVGALVGLRGFINGQQRAVLENIVLGQVGALQVHRAGYLANVQASPLTLDLEDSPGLRARLADVAGVTGVAPRIVFGSMLSLPDGAEGEAGRTGYLLVTAYEPELEPRVTPRRLTWLVAGEHLSGVDAPGLLLDADMARSLGAQVRGARTEPDTWPALLAADREGVLNGEAVRLTGTLVGAPLGDQRQGYVPLGTAQRVLRMEGRVTEYALSVEDLGEVHAVRDAARAALGPGYEVHAWDDVLPFVAQLARHQDFVFAVITAVFLVTVLLGVVNVMLMNVLERVREIGTLLAVGLKRRHVVSLFLLEGAVLGLLGGVLGAAVGWGATWWLGRHGIHLPSSDAASQSVIRPFVSAGYVARAVGLATVGAALAALWPAWRAAQLRPVEALAHV; this is encoded by the coding sequence ATGAGGCTGCTTCCGCTCGCCACGCGCAACCTCCTGCGCAATCCCCGCCGGACCGCCATCTCGCTCGCCGCGCTGGTGGTGGGGGTGGGCGCCCTGGTGGGCCTGAGGGGCTTCATCAACGGCCAGCAGCGCGCGGTGCTGGAGAACATCGTCCTCGGGCAGGTGGGGGCGCTCCAGGTGCACCGCGCGGGCTACCTGGCCAATGTCCAGGCCTCGCCCTTGACGTTGGACCTGGAGGACTCGCCTGGCTTGCGCGCGCGGCTGGCGGACGTGGCGGGCGTCACCGGCGTGGCGCCGCGGATCGTCTTCGGAAGCATGCTGTCGCTGCCGGACGGGGCCGAGGGCGAGGCGGGCCGCACGGGCTACCTCCTGGTGACCGCGTACGAGCCGGAACTGGAGCCCCGGGTGACGCCGCGGCGGCTCACGTGGCTCGTGGCGGGCGAGCACCTGTCGGGGGTGGACGCGCCGGGCCTGCTGCTCGACGCGGACATGGCCCGGAGCCTCGGGGCCCAGGTGCGGGGCGCCCGGACGGAGCCGGACACCTGGCCCGCGCTGCTCGCGGCGGATCGGGAAGGGGTGCTCAACGGCGAGGCGGTGCGGCTCACCGGCACCCTGGTGGGCGCGCCCCTGGGAGACCAGCGTCAGGGCTACGTGCCGCTGGGCACGGCGCAGCGGGTGCTGCGCATGGAGGGGCGCGTCACCGAGTACGCCCTGTCCGTGGAGGACCTGGGGGAGGTGCACGCGGTGCGCGACGCGGCGCGGGCGGCGCTCGGCCCGGGCTACGAGGTGCATGCGTGGGATGACGTGCTGCCCTTCGTGGCGCAGCTCGCGCGGCACCAGGACTTCGTCTTCGCCGTCATCACCGCGGTGTTCCTGGTGACGGTGCTCCTGGGCGTGGTGAACGTGATGTTGATGAACGTGCTGGAGCGGGTGCGGGAGATCGGCACGCTCCTGGCGGTGGGCCTCAAGCGCCGGCACGTGGTGTCGCTCTTCCTGCTGGAGGGCGCGGTGCTGGGGCTGCTCGGGGGGGTGCTCGGCGCGGCGGTGGGGTGGGGCGCGACGTGGTGGCTGGGCCGACACGGCATCCACCTGCCGTCCTCCGACGCCGCGTCGCAGAGTGTCATCCGCCCGTTCGTCTCCGCCGGGTACGTGGCGCGCGCGGTGGGGCTCGCCACGGTGGGCGCGGCGCTCGCCGCCCTGTGGCCCGCCTGGCGCGCCGCCCAGCTGCGTCCCGTGGAGGCGCTGGCCCACGTATGA
- a CDS encoding serine/threonine-protein kinase yields MSALDTTSTSINRTHAPDLIPGYRLEKLVGTGGMGEVHKATQLSLGRTVAIKLLSPQLAQDESFVARFQKEAAALATLHHPHIVSILDKGSTPTTYYLVMEFVDGPSLRERIRQPPADPLEQLRVMLQICRAIEYAHHRGVIHRDLKPENILFDTQAGDFPKVTDFGLASFLEDTSARFALTSTHVAMGTLSYMAPEQRVDAKSADARADIFALGLIFYELLVGELPAGHYDPPSRRKPGLDPRLDGIIANCLKQLPADRYASVSALMRDLEPMVPHFTTVSPAKLSRAQRWKQRAARGLRVCAQVTASLMVLASVGVLGAAWLRTTEQRVPVTPGTALTADLGPPSVQPLAGRLSSVDGEPRKVTLGEGPDKPSLLVSGRPLVLEDRKLLFPAVEGQSRVGLMRVDVPNMRGDQARFVARVSARGSEPTFGRRLKALFYGAPPPPETALMLLGSTGRYVAFVYSGQGAPLRLEWNLGEKRGTMIGPDSPEGPIDLELEVDEDGVLQASVGSKEDRRLVAEPLHLGPHWQEKRFGDEPVPALGCIEGVCQAENFSYTVRPVPPLRAPAPVAETTRAEPVRAAAPAPVKRVVHKPAPAPSRGKRSK; encoded by the coding sequence ATGTCCGCACTCGACACCACCTCCACCAGCATCAACCGGACGCATGCGCCGGATCTCATTCCCGGCTATCGCCTGGAGAAGCTCGTCGGCACCGGCGGGATGGGCGAGGTGCACAAGGCCACCCAGCTGTCCCTGGGCCGCACCGTGGCCATCAAGCTGCTCAGCCCCCAGCTCGCCCAGGACGAGAGCTTCGTCGCTCGCTTCCAGAAGGAGGCCGCGGCGCTCGCCACCCTGCACCACCCGCACATCGTCTCCATCCTGGACAAGGGCAGCACCCCCACCACCTATTACCTGGTGATGGAGTTCGTGGACGGGCCGTCCCTGCGCGAGCGCATCCGCCAGCCGCCCGCGGACCCGCTCGAGCAGCTGCGCGTCATGCTGCAGATCTGCCGGGCCATCGAGTACGCGCACCACCGGGGCGTCATCCACCGCGACTTGAAGCCGGAGAACATCCTCTTCGACACGCAGGCGGGGGACTTTCCCAAGGTGACGGACTTCGGGCTCGCCTCCTTCCTGGAGGACACGAGCGCGCGCTTCGCCCTCACCAGCACGCACGTGGCCATGGGCACGCTGTCCTATATGGCGCCCGAGCAGCGCGTGGACGCCAAGAGCGCGGACGCACGGGCGGACATCTTCGCGCTGGGCCTCATCTTCTACGAGCTGCTCGTGGGGGAACTGCCCGCGGGCCACTATGATCCGCCCTCGCGGCGCAAGCCCGGGTTGGATCCCCGCCTGGATGGCATCATCGCCAACTGCCTCAAGCAGCTGCCGGCGGACCGCTACGCGAGCGTGTCCGCGCTGATGCGCGACCTGGAGCCGATGGTGCCGCACTTCACCACGGTGTCCCCGGCGAAGCTCAGCCGCGCGCAGCGCTGGAAGCAGCGCGCGGCGCGGGGCCTGCGGGTGTGCGCGCAGGTGACGGCCTCGCTGATGGTGCTGGCCTCCGTGGGCGTGCTGGGCGCCGCGTGGCTGCGCACCACCGAGCAGCGGGTGCCGGTGACGCCAGGCACCGCGCTGACCGCGGACCTGGGCCCGCCCTCGGTGCAGCCCCTGGCGGGCCGCCTGTCCTCGGTGGACGGCGAGCCGCGCAAGGTGACGCTCGGCGAGGGCCCCGACAAACCCTCCCTGCTGGTGTCCGGCCGTCCGCTCGTGCTGGAGGACCGCAAGCTGCTCTTCCCGGCCGTGGAGGGCCAGTCCCGCGTGGGGCTCATGCGCGTGGACGTGCCCAACATGCGCGGAGATCAGGCGCGCTTCGTGGCGCGGGTGAGCGCGCGGGGCTCGGAGCCCACCTTCGGCAGGCGCCTCAAGGCCCTGTTCTACGGCGCGCCCCCGCCGCCCGAGACCGCCCTCATGCTGCTGGGCAGCACGGGCCGCTACGTGGCGTTCGTCTACAGCGGCCAGGGCGCCCCGCTGCGCCTGGAGTGGAACCTCGGGGAGAAGCGCGGGACGATGATCGGGCCCGACTCGCCCGAGGGCCCCATCGACCTGGAGCTGGAGGTGGACGAGGACGGCGTGCTCCAGGCCTCCGTGGGCAGCAAGGAGGACCGGCGCCTCGTGGCCGAGCCCCTGCACCTGGGGCCCCACTGGCAGGAGAAGCGCTTCGGCGACGAGCCCGTGCCCGCCCTGGGCTGTATCGAGGGCGTGTGTCAGGCGGAGAACTTCTCCTACACGGTCCGCCCGGTGCCGCCGCTCCGCGCCCCCGCCCCCGTCGCCGAGACGACCCGGGCGGAGCCCGTGCGGGCGGCCGCCCCCGCGCCGGTGAAGCGGGTGGTCCACAAGCCCGCCCCCGCCCCCTCGCGGGGCAAACGGTCGAAATAG
- a CDS encoding DUF3857 domain-containing protein, with amino-acid sequence MRTPPRRVLPALLLATGLMSGCAAHTASSAGVLERAASAADKGASEARTLAFAGFHAWLVKGDATEAQARFDQGAAKDPSDPYVLYGQHLLARRAGQPRRALDTALAVATRAPTHPLAAPSARYVLELAGASAVLDDAILTGVHAALDAGGIGEAAQLLRATQALVLGTRSDRAAQAAALQDMGAADTATLLGPFSAWHLLGFDEPLAPERTGSLADALPGPFGPLQPRVLRAPDGRLDVAGETSSGDVYLLAMDAEVPEAGDYVARAASASSYVLHLDGTRVLERRGFALAASTVDTRAVHLTAGRHRVIVKLLREQRSSNVSVALLRADGRPSGVRFSPATGAAPATWGQAPRDIRAPLVYPRAGDLAAALADEAGPLLSGFIAVRDGMARDPDGAWRLMTRLQTLTQTSALLSLRAELAAQDRTIPSKVARGRATRDLEVVLAKDPRDVTALLLRAELSLNDNQPAAALETLKTARAAATPVGWPLFMLEARASLALEVDNAAEDSLTGALQAQPGLCEALTLRYSLARRRDAVQRADELATAMENCPGALNRAADHARLRGDQARTEALYQEQLRRNPGDVSTALALAAAQVAQRRFPEATSTLQALSLLWPRNARVVEKWADVRELAGDKAGALALRERALLLDGSNLALRRAVTRETTGQEPLQAHAIDGREAIRDYEANNRSETASAAYVLDAAATQVYPDGSQVSRIHMLQKALDQSGVQEIAEVRLPSGAQTLALRTVKADGRVLEPENIEGKDTVSLPGVQVGDFVEVEYLLAEAARGPGQPGFKASDFYFSVADMPDHRASYTVVAPKGTGMRVDAHNVQVTPPQVKGEQEVFTHEARNVPPLIPEPDAPSSKEYLPFVTVGAGETGNDGLVKTYADAFLDRGVINWEVEAFAREAVGDKQGVEAVRALYTAVMKRVGGRDSGLSLSAASTIAQDRGSRMWLLKAGLESLGIPTRLTLVRTFSSDPSPYLFPEESLLSYVALRADVPGTGPVWLDTSTRFAPFGEMPETTLGGLEAWLLPEPGRALEKVKTPPLTAREGKQVKLTLEVDAAGQLTGQGEETYSGHEAAQLAEAFDAISGDRRRQAMQGAVGRYFNGADLTELAFEHKEEVGAPFTVKYAFKATNFARVEGTTLVVPPITMPALLGRQYVQLSTRTIPLFLDRTDATHTVVTLKMPAGYRLTDPQAQLKSDSPFGRLLRTEKQEGGALVVDETLRVERGRIPVKQYEDFAHFAGEVDLVQSRDLVLKK; translated from the coding sequence ATGCGCACGCCCCCCCGCCGAGTCCTGCCCGCGCTCCTGCTCGCCACCGGATTGATGTCCGGATGCGCCGCCCACACCGCCTCGTCCGCCGGGGTGCTCGAACGGGCCGCCAGCGCGGCGGACAAGGGCGCCTCCGAGGCCCGTACGCTCGCCTTCGCGGGCTTCCACGCCTGGCTGGTGAAGGGCGACGCCACGGAGGCCCAGGCCCGCTTCGACCAGGGCGCCGCGAAGGATCCCTCGGACCCCTACGTCCTGTACGGCCAGCACCTGCTGGCGCGCCGGGCCGGCCAGCCGCGCCGGGCCCTGGACACCGCGCTCGCGGTGGCCACGCGCGCCCCCACCCACCCGCTGGCGGCGCCCAGCGCGCGCTACGTGCTGGAGCTGGCGGGCGCCTCCGCCGTGCTGGATGACGCCATCCTCACGGGCGTGCACGCCGCGCTCGACGCCGGCGGCATCGGCGAGGCCGCCCAGCTCCTGCGCGCCACCCAGGCCCTCGTGCTCGGGACCCGGAGCGACCGCGCGGCCCAGGCGGCGGCGCTCCAGGACATGGGCGCCGCGGACACCGCCACCCTGCTCGGCCCCTTCTCCGCCTGGCACCTGCTCGGCTTCGACGAGCCGCTGGCCCCGGAGCGCACGGGCTCGCTCGCGGACGCGCTGCCCGGCCCCTTCGGCCCCTTGCAGCCGCGCGTGCTGCGCGCGCCGGACGGCCGGCTGGACGTGGCGGGCGAGACGTCCTCGGGGGACGTCTACCTGCTGGCGATGGACGCGGAGGTGCCCGAGGCGGGGGACTACGTGGCGCGCGCCGCGTCCGCCTCCTCGTACGTGCTGCACCTGGATGGCACGCGCGTGCTCGAGCGCCGGGGCTTCGCGCTCGCCGCGTCCACGGTGGACACGCGCGCGGTGCACCTGACGGCGGGCCGCCACCGCGTGATCGTGAAGCTGCTGCGCGAGCAGCGCTCCTCCAACGTGAGCGTGGCGCTGCTGCGCGCGGACGGGCGCCCCTCGGGGGTGCGCTTCAGCCCGGCCACCGGCGCCGCGCCCGCCACGTGGGGCCAGGCGCCCCGGGACATCCGCGCGCCGCTCGTCTACCCGCGCGCCGGGGACCTGGCCGCCGCGCTCGCCGACGAGGCCGGGCCCCTGCTGTCCGGCTTCATCGCGGTGCGTGACGGCATGGCGCGCGACCCGGATGGCGCCTGGCGGTTGATGACGCGGCTGCAGACGCTCACCCAGACGTCCGCGCTCCTGTCGCTGCGCGCGGAGCTGGCCGCGCAGGATCGCACCATTCCCAGCAAGGTGGCCCGGGGCCGCGCCACGCGGGACCTGGAGGTGGTGCTCGCCAAGGATCCCCGCGACGTGACGGCGCTGCTCCTGCGCGCGGAGCTGTCGCTCAATGACAACCAGCCGGCCGCGGCGCTGGAGACGCTCAAGACGGCCCGGGCGGCGGCCACGCCCGTGGGCTGGCCCCTGTTCATGCTGGAGGCGCGCGCCTCGCTCGCGCTGGAGGTGGACAACGCCGCCGAGGACAGCCTCACCGGGGCGCTCCAGGCCCAGCCGGGCCTGTGCGAGGCGCTCACCCTGCGCTACAGCCTGGCGCGGCGCCGGGACGCGGTGCAGCGCGCGGACGAGCTCGCCACGGCCATGGAGAACTGCCCGGGCGCGCTCAACCGGGCGGCGGACCACGCGCGCCTGCGCGGAGATCAGGCGCGCACGGAGGCGCTCTATCAGGAGCAGCTGCGGCGCAACCCCGGCGACGTCTCCACCGCCCTGGCGCTCGCCGCCGCGCAGGTGGCCCAGCGCCGCTTCCCCGAGGCCACCTCCACCCTCCAGGCGCTCAGCCTGCTCTGGCCGCGCAACGCCCGGGTGGTGGAGAAGTGGGCGGACGTGCGTGAGCTGGCGGGGGACAAGGCGGGCGCGCTGGCGCTGCGCGAGCGCGCGCTGCTGCTGGACGGGAGCAACCTCGCCCTGCGCCGCGCCGTGACGCGCGAGACGACGGGCCAGGAGCCGCTGCAGGCCCACGCCATCGACGGGCGCGAGGCCATCCGCGACTACGAGGCCAACAACCGCTCGGAGACGGCCTCGGCGGCCTACGTGCTGGACGCGGCGGCCACCCAGGTCTACCCGGACGGCTCGCAGGTGAGCCGCATCCACATGCTGCAGAAGGCGTTGGATCAGAGCGGCGTGCAGGAGATCGCCGAGGTGCGCCTGCCCTCCGGGGCCCAGACGCTGGCGCTGCGCACCGTCAAGGCGGACGGCCGGGTGCTGGAGCCGGAGAACATCGAGGGCAAGGACACCGTCAGCCTGCCGGGCGTACAGGTGGGGGACTTCGTGGAGGTGGAGTACCTGCTCGCCGAGGCCGCGCGCGGGCCGGGGCAGCCGGGCTTCAAGGCCTCGGACTTCTACTTCAGCGTCGCCGACATGCCGGACCACCGGGCGAGCTACACGGTGGTGGCGCCCAAGGGCACGGGCATGCGGGTGGACGCGCACAACGTCCAGGTGACGCCGCCCCAGGTGAAGGGCGAGCAGGAGGTGTTCACCCACGAGGCGCGCAACGTGCCGCCGCTCATCCCCGAGCCGGACGCGCCCTCCAGCAAGGAGTACCTGCCCTTCGTGACGGTGGGCGCGGGCGAGACGGGCAACGACGGGCTGGTGAAGACGTACGCGGACGCGTTCCTGGACCGGGGCGTCATCAACTGGGAGGTGGAGGCGTTCGCGCGCGAGGCGGTGGGTGACAAGCAGGGCGTGGAGGCCGTGCGGGCGCTCTACACGGCGGTGATGAAGCGCGTGGGCGGCCGGGACTCGGGGCTGTCGCTGTCGGCCGCGTCCACCATCGCGCAGGACCGGGGCAGCCGCATGTGGCTGCTCAAGGCGGGCCTGGAGTCACTGGGCATTCCCACGCGGCTCACGCTCGTGCGCACCTTCTCCTCGGACCCCTCGCCCTACCTCTTCCCCGAGGAGTCGCTGCTCTCCTACGTGGCCCTGCGCGCGGACGTGCCGGGCACGGGGCCGGTGTGGCTGGACACGAGCACGCGCTTCGCGCCCTTCGGGGAGATGCCCGAGACGACCCTGGGCGGCCTGGAGGCCTGGCTGCTGCCCGAGCCCGGCCGCGCGCTGGAGAAGGTGAAGACGCCGCCCCTGACGGCCCGGGAGGGCAAGCAGGTGAAGCTCACCCTGGAGGTGGACGCCGCGGGCCAGCTCACCGGCCAGGGCGAGGAGACGTACTCGGGCCATGAGGCGGCCCAGCTCGCCGAGGCCTTCGACGCCATCTCCGGAGACCGCCGCCGCCAGGCAATGCAGGGCGCGGTGGGCCGCTACTTCAACGGGGCGGACCTCACCGAGCTCGCCTTCGAGCACAAGGAGGAGGTGGGCGCGCCCTTCACGGTGAAGTACGCCTTCAAGGCGACGAACTTCGCCCGCGTGGAGGGCACGACGCTGGTGGTGCCGCCCATCACCATGCCCGCGCTGCTCGGGCGCCAGTACGTGCAGCTGAGCACCCGCACCATCCCCCTCTTCCTGGACCGCACGGACGCCACCCACACGGTGGTGACGCTGAAGATGCCCGCGGGCTACCGCCTCACGGATCCCCAGGCCCAGCTCAAGTCGGACAGCCCCTTCGGCCGGCTGCTGCGCACGGAGAAGCAGGAGGGCGGCGCGCTCGTCGTCGACGAGACCCTGCGCGTGGAGCGCGGCCGCATCCCGGTGAAGCAGTACGAGGACTTCGCGCACTTCGCGGGCGAGGTGGACCTCGTCCAGTCGCGCGACCTGGTGCTCAAGAAGTAG
- the sufT gene encoding putative Fe-S cluster assembly protein SufT, with translation MRGLQTLLSRDCEVTMIPSGERVVVPEGTEVRVLQTLGGNVTVQGDYGQLMRIDEKDVEVLGADYLAQLAKSAPPPAVTAPEGEFDPERIWDELRTVYDPEIPVNIVELGLVYECKASPLPEGGQRVEIQMTVTAPGCGMGPVLVEDVRQKVKAVPGVAEADVQLVWDPPWSQDRMSDVARLQLGWI, from the coding sequence ATGAGAGGGTTACAGACACTGCTCTCGCGTGACTGCGAGGTGACGATGATCCCGAGCGGCGAGCGCGTGGTGGTGCCCGAGGGCACCGAGGTGCGCGTGCTCCAGACGCTCGGCGGCAACGTGACGGTGCAGGGCGACTACGGTCAGCTCATGCGCATCGACGAGAAGGACGTCGAGGTGCTGGGGGCCGACTACCTCGCGCAGCTCGCGAAGTCCGCGCCGCCGCCCGCCGTGACCGCGCCGGAAGGCGAGTTCGACCCGGAGCGCATCTGGGACGAGCTGCGCACGGTGTACGACCCGGAGATTCCGGTGAACATCGTGGAGCTGGGGCTCGTGTACGAGTGCAAGGCCAGCCCCCTGCCCGAGGGCGGCCAGCGCGTGGAGATCCAGATGACGGTGACCGCGCCCGGCTGTGGCATGGGCCCGGTGCTGGTGGAGGACGTGCGGCAGAAGGTGAAGGCCGTGCCGGGCGTCGCCGAGGCGGACGTGCAGCTCGTGTGGGATCCGCCCTGGAGCCAGGACCGGATGTCGGACGTGGCGAGGCTCCAGCTCGGATGGATTTGA
- the sufU gene encoding Fe-S cluster assembly sulfur transfer protein SufU: MSSELQDLYQEVVLEHGKRPRNFREVEGANRRADGYNPLCGDQLTVTLRMDGDVIQDVGFVGQGCAISRASASLMTGAVKELSREDAERLFEQVHRLVTEGPEGMDVEALGKLAVLSGVSAFPARVKCASLAWHALRAALEGKAASVSTE; the protein is encoded by the coding sequence ATGAGCTCCGAGCTGCAGGACCTGTATCAAGAAGTGGTGCTGGAGCACGGCAAGCGGCCGCGCAACTTCCGCGAGGTGGAAGGGGCCAACCGGCGGGCGGATGGCTACAACCCGCTGTGCGGCGACCAGCTCACGGTGACGCTGCGCATGGACGGCGACGTCATCCAGGACGTGGGCTTCGTGGGGCAGGGGTGCGCCATCTCCCGGGCCTCGGCGTCGCTGATGACGGGCGCGGTGAAGGAGCTGTCGCGCGAGGACGCCGAGCGGCTCTTCGAGCAGGTGCACCGGCTGGTGACCGAGGGGCCCGAGGGCATGGATGTGGAGGCGCTGGGCAAGCTGGCGGTGCTCTCCGGGGTGAGCGCGTTTCCCGCGCGGGTCAAGTGCGCGAGCCTGGCGTGGCATGCGCTGCGCGCGGCGCTCGAGGGCAAGGCCGCCTCGGTGTCGACGGAATAG